Proteins encoded in a region of the Labrus mixtus chromosome 19, fLabMix1.1, whole genome shotgun sequence genome:
- the LOC132994298 gene encoding band 4.1-like protein 3 isoform X2 has product MTMETGEPQEALPKEAESFPEATAHSTPKQGGGGTLPQSQAQSSLAEDSTSHLSSSSRIVRSPARTLSFRSMQTKVTLLDGSLFTCIIEKRARGQQLIDRVCEHINLLERDYFCLSFRDADNNKNWLDPMKEMKKQVRGVPWNFSFNVKFYPPNPTQLSEDITRYFLCLQLRQDIVSGRLPCSFATHTVLGSYTIQSELGDYDPDECGSDYVSELCFAPNQTKEMEEKIMELHRTHRGMTPAEAEMYFLDNVKKLSMYGVDLHHARDSEGVAIMLGVCSSGLLVYRDRLRINRFSWPKILKISYKRNNFYIKIRPGEFDQFESTIGFKLLNHRAAKRLWKVCVEHHSFFRLLSPEETPKKTLSLGSKFRYSGRTQIQSRRASAQISRPAPHFPRCISKRNMLSRSLDGASRVTPTSSLIGSPASSSLKANGGSHTDMGTGLYGASKAIAVSDLLTSVTPERRTEERAEQVEGVLVVQEKMEDQEEEQDEQEQLEEEQQSPPTPQKQETKTELTDTAVEGELTESDQDEDLKTQETLGSPEEEQKPETTISALRRSFLEGGGGDGGDGGMMTEWDKRLASSPLRRVDDAPMIEPLEPEEVGGVISSQCSPQPMREKSYTVGRSYDTASGRVITMLSCDSNVTMTTGSIAMAKQFTIIPLSPTDDVIIGGPLIAIKEVKTPTSPSEPAPGVSDIISDVRVSDTGGVGGGAYLSARKSPLDELNLSTSLSPDHLTGRMSPSMVRVPKPTLDEMSPALSALLKSASDQKTFREHNLLKTSETVETVFLMTEPCDQDQHMVDQSQVAPGSLVGPPPEKPPPPPPGACMEHDDFTDDWADNDANQVNCEAGKHVITDDDVSDDEPSSQTSEDDASYASEDAISVLAQAAVEEAMEAAVRQDQSTEANDAKQNSINANFIVSHSEQLLPSMDANNSPSTRIHSAMVSRPTSSLFHRYHEDEDSDRSEEEEEEGGWSFGENSPPPSVPCPTSLCSTNQTQPSENSDDDDEDSEPLQEEVPVMRKTLTYEAPGCRTDSDSSAGLLLSSQTFTAETPNTSTTTHITKMVKGGISETRIEKRIVISGDTEIDHDQALAAALSEARRQHPELSVTRVVVHKETEVSPDQVIVTSQD; this is encoded by the exons ATGACGATGGAGACAGGTGAGCCACAGGAAGCCCTGCCCAAAGAGGCGGAGTCTTTTCCTGAAGCCACCGCCCACTCCACACctaaacag ggaggggggggcacgCTACCTCAGAGCCAAGCTCAAAGCTCATTGGCTGAGGACTCGACCAGTCACCTGTCATCCAGCAGTCGCATCGTTCGTTCTCCAGCCAGAACTCTGAGCTTCAGAAGCATGCAGACCAAAGTGACCCTGCTGGACGGCTCGCTCTTCACCTGCATCATagag AAACGAGCTCGAGGTCAGCAGCTCATCGACCGAGTGTGTGAACACATCAACCTGCTGGAGAGAGACTacttctgtctgtccttcaGAGACGCAGACAACAACAag AACTGGTTGGATCCgatgaaggagatgaagaagcaggtcagag GCGTTCCCTGGAACTTCTCCTTCAATGTGAAGTTTTACCCTCCTAACCCGACTCAGCTGTCTGAGGACATCACCAG GTACTTCTTGTGTCTTCAGCTCAGACAGGATATAGTTTCTGGACGTCTTCCATGTTCGTTCGCAACGCACACAGTCCTTGGCTCCTACACCATCCAATCAGAGCTTGGAGACTATGATCCTG aTGAGTGTGGTTCAGATTACGTCAGCGAACTGTGTTTCGCTCCAAATCAAACtaaagagatggaggagaagatcATGGAGCTGCACCGAACACACAG aggaATGACTCCGGCTGAGGCAGAGATGTACTTTTTGGACAACGTTAAGAAACTTTCAATGTATGGAGTCGACCTTCATCACGCCAGG gaCTCGGAGGGCGTGGCCATCATGCTTGGAGTGTGCAGTAGTGGCCTGCTGGTCTACAGAGACAGATTGAGGATCAACAGATTCTCATGGCCAAAGATCCTGAAAATCTCGTACAAAAGAAATAACTTCTACATCAAGATCCGCCCGGGGGAg TTTGATCAGTTTGAGTCCACGATTGGTTTCAAGCTGCTGAACCACAGAGCAGCTAAACGTCTTTGGAAGGTGTGTGTGGAGCACCACTCCTTCTTCAG gTTGCTGTCTCCAGAGGAGACCCCAAAGAAGACACTATCTCTGGGCTCAAAGTTTCGTTATAGCGGTCGGACTCAGATCCAGAGCCGCAGAGCAAGTGCTCAGATCTCCAGACCTGCACCGCATTTCCCACGATGCATCAGTAAGAGGAACATGCTAAGCCGCAGCCTGGATGGAG CTTCTAGGGTCACGCCCAcatcctctctgattggctctccgGCCTCATCATCCCTCAAAGCCAATGGTGGTTCTCACACAG ataTGGGCACAGGGCTATATGGAGCATCTAAAGCCATCGCCGTCAGTGACCTCCTCACCTCAGTGACCCCtgaaagaagaacagaagagagGGCGGAGCAAG TGGAGGGGGTTCTGGTGGTGCAGGAGAAGATGGAGGatcaagaggaggagcaggatgaacaggagcagctggaggaggagcagcagagtcctccaACTCctcagaaacaggaaacaaag ACTGAGCTGACTGACACGGCCGTGGAGGGAGAGCTGACAGAG tCGGATCAGGATGaagatttaaagacacag GAGACGTTGGGGAGTccggaggaggagcagaaaccCGAGACCACTATCAGCGCTCTGAGACGCTCCTTCttagagggaggggggggagacgggGGAGACGGGGGGATGATGACAGAGTGGGACAAACGCCTCGCCTCCTCACCTCTACGACGTGTTGATGACGCCCCGATGATCGAACCACTGGAaccagaagag GTGGGCGGGGTCATATCAAGCCAATGTTCTCCTCAGCCAATGAGAGAGAAGAGCTACACTGTGGGGCGGAGCTATGACACTGCCTCTGGTAGGGTCATCACCATGTTGTCCTGTGACTCCAATGTAACCATGACAACGGGAAGTATTGCGATGGCAAAGCAGTTCACAATCATCCCACTGTCCcccactgatgatgtcatcatagGAGGACCACTAATTGCTATTAAAGAGGTGAAGACACCAACCTCTCCTTCAGAACCGGCGCCGGGggtcagtgacatcatcagtgatgtcagagtgtctGACACTGGAGGAGTTGGAGGTGGAGCCTACCTCTCTGCTCGAAAGTCCCCATTAGATGAACTCAACTTAagcacctccctctctccagaTCACCTGACAGGAAGGATGTCGCCGTCCATGGTCAGAGTG cctAAACCTACCCTTGATGAAATGTCTCCTGCGCTGAGCGCTCTGCTGAAGTCGGCCAGCGATCAAAAAACTTTCAGAGAACACAACCTCCTGAAG ACGTCGGAGACGGTGGAGACGGTCTTCCTGATGACTGAGCCATGTGACCAGGATCAGCATATGGTGGACCAGTCTCAGGTAGCACCAGGAAGTCTTGTTGGTCCGCCCCCTGAAAAGCCCCCGCCCCCTCCACCAGGGGCCTGCATGGAACATGATGATTTCACTGATGATTGGGCTGATAATGATGCTAACCAGGTTAACTgtgaagcaggtaaacatgtcatcactgatgatgatgtcagCGATGACGAGCCTAGTAGCCAGACTAGTGAAGATGATGCTAGCTACGCTAGCGAAGATGCTATCAGTGTACTAGCACAGGCTGCAGTGGAGGAAGCCATGGAGGCAGCAGTGAGACAGGATCAGAGCACAGAGGCTAATGATGCTAAACAGAATAGCATCAATGCTAACTTTATAGTAAGCCACAGTGAGCAGCTGCTACCTAGCATGGACGCTAACAACAGTCCCAGCACTAGAATCCATTCTGCCATGGTGTCCCGACCCACCTCGAGTCTGTTTCATCGTTACCATGAGGATGAGGATTCTGACCgttcagaggaggaagaggaggaggggggttggagcTTTGGAGAaaactcccctcccccctctgtaccaTGCCCTACCTCCCTCTGCTCGACCAACCAGACACAGCCTTCAGaaaacagtgatgatgatgacgaagaTTCAGAACCTCTACAGGAG GAGGTCCCAGTGATGAGGAAAACTCTGACCTATGAAGCTCCGGGG tGTCGGACGGACTCTGATTCCTCTGCAGGTCTGCTGCTGAGCTCCCAGACCTTCACTGCAGAGACCCCCAACACCAGCACCACTACGCACATCACCAAG ATGGTTAAAGGAGGAATTTCAGAAACCCGAATCGAGAAGAGAATCGTGATTTCCGGGGACACAGAAATCGACCACGACCAG GCTCTTGCAGCGGCGCTCAGCGAGGCGCGGCGGCAGCATCCTGAGCTGTCCGTCACACGCGTGGTCGTCCATAAAGAAACCGAAGTGTCACCTGATCAGGTTATAGTGACATCACAG gACTAA
- the LOC132994298 gene encoding band 4.1-like protein 3 isoform X6, producing MQTKVTLLDGSLFTCIIEKRARGQQLIDRVCEHINLLERDYFCLSFRDADNNKNWLDPMKEMKKQVRGVPWNFSFNVKFYPPNPTQLSEDITRYFLCLQLRQDIVSGRLPCSFATHTVLGSYTIQSELGDYDPDECGSDYVSELCFAPNQTKEMEEKIMELHRTHRGMTPAEAEMYFLDNVKKLSMYGVDLHHARMVGSRSDCFPSAQSEDSEGVAIMLGVCSSGLLVYRDRLRINRFSWPKILKISYKRNNFYIKIRPGEFDQFESTIGFKLLNHRAAKRLWKVCVEHHSFFRLLSPEETPKKTLSLGSKFRYSGRTQIQSRRASAQISRPAPHFPRCISKRNMLSRSLDGASRVTPTSSLIGSPASSSLKANGGSHTDMGTGLYGASKAIAVSDLLTSVTPERRTEERAEQVEGVLVVQEKMEDQEEEQDEQEQLEEEQQSPPTPQKQETKTELTDTAVEGELTESDQDEDLKTQETLGSPEEEQKPETTISALRRSFLEGGGGDGGDGGMMTEWDKRLASSPLRRVDDAPMIEPLEPEEVGGVISSQCSPQPMREKSYTVGRSYDTASGRVITMLSCDSNVTMTTGSIAMAKQFTIIPLSPTDDVIIGGPLIAIKEVKTPTSPSEPAPGVSDIISDVRVSDTGGVGGGAYLSARKSPLDELNLSTSLSPDHLTGRMSPSMVRVPKPTLDEMSPALSALLKSASDQKTFREHNLLKTSETVETVFLMTEPCDQDQHMVDQSQVAPGSLVGPPPEKPPPPPPGACMEHDDFTDDWADNDANQVNCEAGKHVITDDDVSDDEPSSQTSEDDASYASEDAISVLAQAAVEEAMEAAVRQDQSTEANDAKQNSINANFIVSHSEQLLPSMDANNSPSTRIHSAMVSRPTSSLFHRYHEDEDSDRSEEEEEEGGWSFGENSPPPSVPCPTSLCSTNQTQPSENSDDDDEDSEPLQEEVPVMRKTLTYEAPGCRTDSDSSAGLLLSSQTFTAETPNTSTTTHITKMVKGGISETRIEKRIVISGDTEIDHDQALAAALSEARRQHPELSVTRVVVHKETEVSPDQVIVTSQD from the exons ATGCAGACCAAAGTGACCCTGCTGGACGGCTCGCTCTTCACCTGCATCATagag AAACGAGCTCGAGGTCAGCAGCTCATCGACCGAGTGTGTGAACACATCAACCTGCTGGAGAGAGACTacttctgtctgtccttcaGAGACGCAGACAACAACAag AACTGGTTGGATCCgatgaaggagatgaagaagcaggtcagag GCGTTCCCTGGAACTTCTCCTTCAATGTGAAGTTTTACCCTCCTAACCCGACTCAGCTGTCTGAGGACATCACCAG GTACTTCTTGTGTCTTCAGCTCAGACAGGATATAGTTTCTGGACGTCTTCCATGTTCGTTCGCAACGCACACAGTCCTTGGCTCCTACACCATCCAATCAGAGCTTGGAGACTATGATCCTG aTGAGTGTGGTTCAGATTACGTCAGCGAACTGTGTTTCGCTCCAAATCAAACtaaagagatggaggagaagatcATGGAGCTGCACCGAACACACAG aggaATGACTCCGGCTGAGGCAGAGATGTACTTTTTGGACAACGTTAAGAAACTTTCAATGTATGGAGTCGACCTTCATCACGCCAGG atgGTAGGAAGTCGCTCTGATTGCTTCCCTTCAGCTCAGTCAGAG gaCTCGGAGGGCGTGGCCATCATGCTTGGAGTGTGCAGTAGTGGCCTGCTGGTCTACAGAGACAGATTGAGGATCAACAGATTCTCATGGCCAAAGATCCTGAAAATCTCGTACAAAAGAAATAACTTCTACATCAAGATCCGCCCGGGGGAg TTTGATCAGTTTGAGTCCACGATTGGTTTCAAGCTGCTGAACCACAGAGCAGCTAAACGTCTTTGGAAGGTGTGTGTGGAGCACCACTCCTTCTTCAG gTTGCTGTCTCCAGAGGAGACCCCAAAGAAGACACTATCTCTGGGCTCAAAGTTTCGTTATAGCGGTCGGACTCAGATCCAGAGCCGCAGAGCAAGTGCTCAGATCTCCAGACCTGCACCGCATTTCCCACGATGCATCAGTAAGAGGAACATGCTAAGCCGCAGCCTGGATGGAG CTTCTAGGGTCACGCCCAcatcctctctgattggctctccgGCCTCATCATCCCTCAAAGCCAATGGTGGTTCTCACACAG ataTGGGCACAGGGCTATATGGAGCATCTAAAGCCATCGCCGTCAGTGACCTCCTCACCTCAGTGACCCCtgaaagaagaacagaagagagGGCGGAGCAAG TGGAGGGGGTTCTGGTGGTGCAGGAGAAGATGGAGGatcaagaggaggagcaggatgaacaggagcagctggaggaggagcagcagagtcctccaACTCctcagaaacaggaaacaaag ACTGAGCTGACTGACACGGCCGTGGAGGGAGAGCTGACAGAG tCGGATCAGGATGaagatttaaagacacag GAGACGTTGGGGAGTccggaggaggagcagaaaccCGAGACCACTATCAGCGCTCTGAGACGCTCCTTCttagagggaggggggggagacgggGGAGACGGGGGGATGATGACAGAGTGGGACAAACGCCTCGCCTCCTCACCTCTACGACGTGTTGATGACGCCCCGATGATCGAACCACTGGAaccagaagag GTGGGCGGGGTCATATCAAGCCAATGTTCTCCTCAGCCAATGAGAGAGAAGAGCTACACTGTGGGGCGGAGCTATGACACTGCCTCTGGTAGGGTCATCACCATGTTGTCCTGTGACTCCAATGTAACCATGACAACGGGAAGTATTGCGATGGCAAAGCAGTTCACAATCATCCCACTGTCCcccactgatgatgtcatcatagGAGGACCACTAATTGCTATTAAAGAGGTGAAGACACCAACCTCTCCTTCAGAACCGGCGCCGGGggtcagtgacatcatcagtgatgtcagagtgtctGACACTGGAGGAGTTGGAGGTGGAGCCTACCTCTCTGCTCGAAAGTCCCCATTAGATGAACTCAACTTAagcacctccctctctccagaTCACCTGACAGGAAGGATGTCGCCGTCCATGGTCAGAGTG cctAAACCTACCCTTGATGAAATGTCTCCTGCGCTGAGCGCTCTGCTGAAGTCGGCCAGCGATCAAAAAACTTTCAGAGAACACAACCTCCTGAAG ACGTCGGAGACGGTGGAGACGGTCTTCCTGATGACTGAGCCATGTGACCAGGATCAGCATATGGTGGACCAGTCTCAGGTAGCACCAGGAAGTCTTGTTGGTCCGCCCCCTGAAAAGCCCCCGCCCCCTCCACCAGGGGCCTGCATGGAACATGATGATTTCACTGATGATTGGGCTGATAATGATGCTAACCAGGTTAACTgtgaagcaggtaaacatgtcatcactgatgatgatgtcagCGATGACGAGCCTAGTAGCCAGACTAGTGAAGATGATGCTAGCTACGCTAGCGAAGATGCTATCAGTGTACTAGCACAGGCTGCAGTGGAGGAAGCCATGGAGGCAGCAGTGAGACAGGATCAGAGCACAGAGGCTAATGATGCTAAACAGAATAGCATCAATGCTAACTTTATAGTAAGCCACAGTGAGCAGCTGCTACCTAGCATGGACGCTAACAACAGTCCCAGCACTAGAATCCATTCTGCCATGGTGTCCCGACCCACCTCGAGTCTGTTTCATCGTTACCATGAGGATGAGGATTCTGACCgttcagaggaggaagaggaggaggggggttggagcTTTGGAGAaaactcccctcccccctctgtaccaTGCCCTACCTCCCTCTGCTCGACCAACCAGACACAGCCTTCAGaaaacagtgatgatgatgacgaagaTTCAGAACCTCTACAGGAG GAGGTCCCAGTGATGAGGAAAACTCTGACCTATGAAGCTCCGGGG tGTCGGACGGACTCTGATTCCTCTGCAGGTCTGCTGCTGAGCTCCCAGACCTTCACTGCAGAGACCCCCAACACCAGCACCACTACGCACATCACCAAG ATGGTTAAAGGAGGAATTTCAGAAACCCGAATCGAGAAGAGAATCGTGATTTCCGGGGACACAGAAATCGACCACGACCAG GCTCTTGCAGCGGCGCTCAGCGAGGCGCGGCGGCAGCATCCTGAGCTGTCCGTCACACGCGTGGTCGTCCATAAAGAAACCGAAGTGTCACCTGATCAGGTTATAGTGACATCACAG gACTAA
- the LOC132994298 gene encoding band 4.1-like protein 3 isoform X5 yields the protein MTMETGEPQEALPKEAESFPEATAHSTPKQGGGGTLPQSQAQSSLAEDSTSHLSSSSRIVRSPARTLSFRSMQTKVTLLDGSLFTCIIEKRARGQQLIDRVCEHINLLERDYFCLSFRDADNNKNWLDPMKEMKKQVRGVPWNFSFNVKFYPPNPTQLSEDITRYFLCLQLRQDIVSGRLPCSFATHTVLGSYTIQSELGDYDPDECGSDYVSELCFAPNQTKEMEEKIMELHRTHRGMTPAEAEMYFLDNVKKLSMYGVDLHHARDSEGVAIMLGVCSSGLLVYRDRLRINRFSWPKILKISYKRNNFYIKIRPGEFDQFESTIGFKLLNHRAAKRLWKVCVEHHSFFRLLSPEETPKKTLSLGSKFRYSGRTQIQSRRASAQISRPAPHFPRCISKRNMLSRSLDGDMGTGLYGASKAIAVSDLLTSVTPERRTEERAEQVEGVLVVQEKMEDQEEEQDEQEQLEEEQQSPPTPQKQETKTELTDTAVEGELTESDQDEDLKTQETLGSPEEEQKPETTISALRRSFLEGGGGDGGDGGMMTEWDKRLASSPLRRVDDAPMIEPLEPEEVGGVISSQCSPQPMREKSYTVGRSYDTASGRVITMLSCDSNVTMTTGSIAMAKQFTIIPLSPTDDVIIGGPLIAIKEVKTPTSPSEPAPGVSDIISDVRVSDTGGVGGGAYLSARKSPLDELNLSTSLSPDHLTGRMSPSMVRVPKPTLDEMSPALSALLKSASDQKTFREHNLLKTSETVETVFLMTEPCDQDQHMVDQSQVAPGSLVGPPPEKPPPPPPGACMEHDDFTDDWADNDANQVNCEAGKHVITDDDVSDDEPSSQTSEDDASYASEDAISVLAQAAVEEAMEAAVRQDQSTEANDAKQNSINANFIVSHSEQLLPSMDANNSPSTRIHSAMVSRPTSSLFHRYHEDEDSDRSEEEEEEGGWSFGENSPPPSVPCPTSLCSTNQTQPSENSDDDDEDSEPLQEEVPVMRKTLTYEAPGCRTDSDSSAGLLLSSQTFTAETPNTSTTTHITKMVKGGISETRIEKRIVISGDTEIDHDQALAAALSEARRQHPELSVTRVVVHKETEVSPDQVIVTSQD from the exons ATGACGATGGAGACAGGTGAGCCACAGGAAGCCCTGCCCAAAGAGGCGGAGTCTTTTCCTGAAGCCACCGCCCACTCCACACctaaacag ggaggggggggcacgCTACCTCAGAGCCAAGCTCAAAGCTCATTGGCTGAGGACTCGACCAGTCACCTGTCATCCAGCAGTCGCATCGTTCGTTCTCCAGCCAGAACTCTGAGCTTCAGAAGCATGCAGACCAAAGTGACCCTGCTGGACGGCTCGCTCTTCACCTGCATCATagag AAACGAGCTCGAGGTCAGCAGCTCATCGACCGAGTGTGTGAACACATCAACCTGCTGGAGAGAGACTacttctgtctgtccttcaGAGACGCAGACAACAACAag AACTGGTTGGATCCgatgaaggagatgaagaagcaggtcagag GCGTTCCCTGGAACTTCTCCTTCAATGTGAAGTTTTACCCTCCTAACCCGACTCAGCTGTCTGAGGACATCACCAG GTACTTCTTGTGTCTTCAGCTCAGACAGGATATAGTTTCTGGACGTCTTCCATGTTCGTTCGCAACGCACACAGTCCTTGGCTCCTACACCATCCAATCAGAGCTTGGAGACTATGATCCTG aTGAGTGTGGTTCAGATTACGTCAGCGAACTGTGTTTCGCTCCAAATCAAACtaaagagatggaggagaagatcATGGAGCTGCACCGAACACACAG aggaATGACTCCGGCTGAGGCAGAGATGTACTTTTTGGACAACGTTAAGAAACTTTCAATGTATGGAGTCGACCTTCATCACGCCAGG gaCTCGGAGGGCGTGGCCATCATGCTTGGAGTGTGCAGTAGTGGCCTGCTGGTCTACAGAGACAGATTGAGGATCAACAGATTCTCATGGCCAAAGATCCTGAAAATCTCGTACAAAAGAAATAACTTCTACATCAAGATCCGCCCGGGGGAg TTTGATCAGTTTGAGTCCACGATTGGTTTCAAGCTGCTGAACCACAGAGCAGCTAAACGTCTTTGGAAGGTGTGTGTGGAGCACCACTCCTTCTTCAG gTTGCTGTCTCCAGAGGAGACCCCAAAGAAGACACTATCTCTGGGCTCAAAGTTTCGTTATAGCGGTCGGACTCAGATCCAGAGCCGCAGAGCAAGTGCTCAGATCTCCAGACCTGCACCGCATTTCCCACGATGCATCAGTAAGAGGAACATGCTAAGCCGCAGCCTGGATGGAG ataTGGGCACAGGGCTATATGGAGCATCTAAAGCCATCGCCGTCAGTGACCTCCTCACCTCAGTGACCCCtgaaagaagaacagaagagagGGCGGAGCAAG TGGAGGGGGTTCTGGTGGTGCAGGAGAAGATGGAGGatcaagaggaggagcaggatgaacaggagcagctggaggaggagcagcagagtcctccaACTCctcagaaacaggaaacaaag ACTGAGCTGACTGACACGGCCGTGGAGGGAGAGCTGACAGAG tCGGATCAGGATGaagatttaaagacacag GAGACGTTGGGGAGTccggaggaggagcagaaaccCGAGACCACTATCAGCGCTCTGAGACGCTCCTTCttagagggaggggggggagacgggGGAGACGGGGGGATGATGACAGAGTGGGACAAACGCCTCGCCTCCTCACCTCTACGACGTGTTGATGACGCCCCGATGATCGAACCACTGGAaccagaagag GTGGGCGGGGTCATATCAAGCCAATGTTCTCCTCAGCCAATGAGAGAGAAGAGCTACACTGTGGGGCGGAGCTATGACACTGCCTCTGGTAGGGTCATCACCATGTTGTCCTGTGACTCCAATGTAACCATGACAACGGGAAGTATTGCGATGGCAAAGCAGTTCACAATCATCCCACTGTCCcccactgatgatgtcatcatagGAGGACCACTAATTGCTATTAAAGAGGTGAAGACACCAACCTCTCCTTCAGAACCGGCGCCGGGggtcagtgacatcatcagtgatgtcagagtgtctGACACTGGAGGAGTTGGAGGTGGAGCCTACCTCTCTGCTCGAAAGTCCCCATTAGATGAACTCAACTTAagcacctccctctctccagaTCACCTGACAGGAAGGATGTCGCCGTCCATGGTCAGAGTG cctAAACCTACCCTTGATGAAATGTCTCCTGCGCTGAGCGCTCTGCTGAAGTCGGCCAGCGATCAAAAAACTTTCAGAGAACACAACCTCCTGAAG ACGTCGGAGACGGTGGAGACGGTCTTCCTGATGACTGAGCCATGTGACCAGGATCAGCATATGGTGGACCAGTCTCAGGTAGCACCAGGAAGTCTTGTTGGTCCGCCCCCTGAAAAGCCCCCGCCCCCTCCACCAGGGGCCTGCATGGAACATGATGATTTCACTGATGATTGGGCTGATAATGATGCTAACCAGGTTAACTgtgaagcaggtaaacatgtcatcactgatgatgatgtcagCGATGACGAGCCTAGTAGCCAGACTAGTGAAGATGATGCTAGCTACGCTAGCGAAGATGCTATCAGTGTACTAGCACAGGCTGCAGTGGAGGAAGCCATGGAGGCAGCAGTGAGACAGGATCAGAGCACAGAGGCTAATGATGCTAAACAGAATAGCATCAATGCTAACTTTATAGTAAGCCACAGTGAGCAGCTGCTACCTAGCATGGACGCTAACAACAGTCCCAGCACTAGAATCCATTCTGCCATGGTGTCCCGACCCACCTCGAGTCTGTTTCATCGTTACCATGAGGATGAGGATTCTGACCgttcagaggaggaagaggaggaggggggttggagcTTTGGAGAaaactcccctcccccctctgtaccaTGCCCTACCTCCCTCTGCTCGACCAACCAGACACAGCCTTCAGaaaacagtgatgatgatgacgaagaTTCAGAACCTCTACAGGAG GAGGTCCCAGTGATGAGGAAAACTCTGACCTATGAAGCTCCGGGG tGTCGGACGGACTCTGATTCCTCTGCAGGTCTGCTGCTGAGCTCCCAGACCTTCACTGCAGAGACCCCCAACACCAGCACCACTACGCACATCACCAAG ATGGTTAAAGGAGGAATTTCAGAAACCCGAATCGAGAAGAGAATCGTGATTTCCGGGGACACAGAAATCGACCACGACCAG GCTCTTGCAGCGGCGCTCAGCGAGGCGCGGCGGCAGCATCCTGAGCTGTCCGTCACACGCGTGGTCGTCCATAAAGAAACCGAAGTGTCACCTGATCAGGTTATAGTGACATCACAG gACTAA